From a single Shewanella donghaensis genomic region:
- a CDS encoding alkyl/aryl-sulfatase gives MLTQAKLSCLLSTPSTYSPLLVSGLTALLLVGCQPNQTTVNNEAVDEYGFTSASTHTIDANNAVLTELPFSDTQDFEDAQRGFIAKMPELIVVDEQGKTIWDRTSYDFVKGEAPSSVNPSLWRQATLNNYDGLFEVTKGVYQLRGFDLANMTVISGKTGWIIVDPLTTAETATVALEFINQQLGKRPITAILFTHSHMDHFGGALGLLGDKTLDEEAFKNIDIIAPAGFMHEATSENVMAGTAMSRRAMYMYGKQLPRSARGHIDSGLGKEPAFGQFGILSPTTVIKQDSTQMIDGVPFEFQIVSGSEAPAEFTFYLPEQQAYCGAELVSKNMHNLYTLRGAKVRDALTWSSAIDSALNAQRDTQVYFGSHHWPIWGQDAINSFLEKQRDTYKYIHDQSVRMLNAGLTPAEIAEAIVMPPELANTFASRGYYGTAKHNAKAVYQAYLGWYDANPVHLDPLPAVDSAVKYVELIGGADKVIQQTEIAIANGEYRWAAELINHLVVADDGNSRAKELLASSYDQLGYQSESAPWRDVYLSAAFELRHGAPEKGIDLVSMKQILMRSPIENFLQSMASRVIGPEVFGEDFELNINFTDLNKNYVLTLSNAVLHHKLASKSTTANATLNISHELFIDLIIGNVGVSDVLFSDDLEIEGSKIDLASFFSKLDKPKGVFNIVTP, from the coding sequence ATGCTAACCCAAGCCAAATTATCCTGTTTATTGTCTACTCCCAGTACTTACTCACCTCTACTAGTCAGTGGCCTAACCGCTTTGCTACTCGTGGGATGCCAGCCAAATCAAACCACTGTTAACAACGAAGCCGTTGATGAATATGGCTTTACCTCAGCAAGTACTCACACTATCGACGCCAATAATGCCGTATTAACAGAGTTGCCCTTTAGCGACACTCAAGATTTCGAAGATGCTCAACGGGGGTTTATTGCCAAAATGCCCGAGCTGATTGTGGTTGATGAACAGGGTAAAACAATCTGGGATAGAACCAGCTATGACTTCGTTAAAGGCGAAGCACCCAGCAGTGTTAACCCTAGCCTATGGCGACAAGCGACATTAAACAATTATGACGGTTTATTTGAAGTCACTAAAGGCGTTTACCAACTGCGCGGTTTTGACTTAGCCAATATGACCGTCATCTCAGGTAAAACCGGCTGGATCATTGTCGATCCACTGACCACTGCAGAAACAGCCACTGTCGCGCTTGAGTTTATTAATCAACAATTAGGCAAACGACCCATTACCGCCATATTATTTACCCATAGCCATATGGATCATTTTGGCGGCGCATTAGGATTATTAGGCGATAAAACTCTGGATGAGGAAGCATTTAAAAACATAGATATCATTGCCCCCGCAGGCTTTATGCATGAAGCCACCAGCGAAAACGTTATGGCAGGCACCGCCATGAGTCGCCGCGCCATGTATATGTATGGCAAGCAACTCCCCCGCTCTGCTCGAGGACATATTGACTCAGGTTTAGGCAAAGAGCCTGCATTCGGTCAATTTGGGATCTTAAGCCCCACCACTGTAATTAAGCAAGACTCAACACAAATGATCGATGGCGTACCTTTTGAATTTCAAATAGTCTCGGGCTCTGAAGCCCCTGCAGAGTTTACTTTCTATCTACCTGAGCAACAGGCTTATTGCGGCGCTGAACTCGTCTCTAAGAACATGCATAACCTCTATACGCTTCGCGGCGCTAAGGTGCGTGACGCACTCACCTGGAGCAGCGCAATCGACAGCGCGCTTAACGCCCAACGCGATACTCAAGTTTATTTTGGCAGTCACCATTGGCCAATCTGGGGACAAGATGCCATCAACAGCTTTTTGGAAAAACAACGTGATACCTACAAATACATCCATGACCAATCCGTTCGTATGCTTAACGCAGGACTCACTCCTGCTGAAATTGCTGAAGCCATCGTCATGCCACCCGAGCTTGCAAACACCTTTGCTAGCCGCGGCTATTACGGCACAGCCAAGCATAATGCCAAGGCGGTATATCAAGCTTACTTAGGTTGGTATGATGCGAATCCGGTTCACCTAGACCCGTTGCCAGCAGTCGATTCAGCAGTGAAATATGTAGAATTGATTGGCGGCGCTGACAAGGTCATCCAACAGACTGAAATAGCCATTGCCAACGGCGAGTATCGCTGGGCCGCCGAGCTTATTAATCACCTTGTTGTAGCAGATGACGGCAACAGCCGCGCCAAAGAATTACTGGCGAGCAGCTATGATCAGCTAGGTTATCAATCAGAGTCAGCGCCATGGCGAGATGTTTACTTAAGCGCGGCTTTTGAGCTACGTCACGGCGCGCCGGAAAAGGGCATCGATCTCGTATCGATGAAGCAAATCTTAATGCGATCGCCCATAGAAAATTTCCTGCAATCAATGGCCTCACGAGTTATCGGCCCTGAAGTCTTTGGCGAAGACTTTGAGCTTAATATTAACTTTACTGATTTGAACAAAAACTACGTGCTAACGCTCAGTAATGCGGTACTGCACCACAAATTGGCCTCTAAATCGACCACAGCAAATGCCACGCTAAATATCAGTCACGAACTGTTTATCGACCTTATTATCGGTAACGTCGGAGTGTCAGATGTCTTGTTCTCAGATGATTTAGAGATAGAAGGCAGCAAGATCGATTTAGCCAGTTTTTTCTCTAAACTAGATAAACCTAAAGGCGTGTTTAATATCGTGACCCCGTAA
- a CDS encoding VOC family protein — MKMSHIGIMVGDMDIAVEFYTKALGLEIVMGKSEVIEEKETAIGAMCIAVFGEGFKGFNIAHLVTKDGIGFELFEMKDREARHNVDFSKIGLFHYALETDDFEGVIERVKQYGGKARMDTMRYHPEDDNKPYKMVYLEDPFGSLLELYSHSYSETYSSEYE, encoded by the coding sequence ATGAAGATGAGTCATATAGGCATTATGGTTGGCGACATGGATATAGCTGTCGAGTTTTATACCAAAGCATTAGGTCTTGAAATTGTCATGGGCAAGTCTGAAGTCATTGAAGAAAAAGAAACAGCCATTGGCGCCATGTGTATCGCAGTATTTGGTGAAGGCTTCAAAGGGTTTAATATTGCCCACCTTGTCACTAAAGATGGTATTGGTTTCGAGCTATTTGAAATGAAAGACCGTGAAGCTAGACATAATGTCGACTTCAGCAAAATAGGCCTATTTCATTACGCTTTAGAAACAGATGATTTCGAAGGTGTGATTGAGCGTGTTAAACAATACGGCGGTAAAGCAAGAATGGACACCATGAGATATCATCCAGAAGATGATAACAAGCCATACAAAATGGTCTATTTAGAAGACCCATTTGGTAGCCTGCTTGAACTATATTCTCATTCATATTCAGAAACTTATTCATCTGAGTACGAATAA
- a CDS encoding alcohol dehydrogenase catalytic domain-containing protein, whose protein sequence is MQQHQIWQYQTELNSVALGKAAIPLLADNEILVLNKAIGINPVDWKFIQANPLNWPDGHVPGVDGAGVIVQVGTNLDQSLIDRRVAYHASLNRHGSFAECTVLNAGRVMMLPDSLSFELAAALPCPMLTAWQAYEKIPLTSQREVLIVGFGAVNNLLSQILINAGYIVDVVSASLSEERVKKLGIRQLYREQSQLNIKYFAIFDAVSGENSAHLVPQLRANGHIVCIQDRIPAPIDPAFTRTISYHEIALGALHDFGDINDWNALMRNGEALLERVAKGHIDISVPITFKFGQMPEALEHSELKKLKTVITLS, encoded by the coding sequence ATGCAACAACATCAAATTTGGCAATATCAAACTGAGTTAAATAGTGTTGCTTTAGGTAAGGCCGCAATTCCACTTTTAGCAGACAATGAAATATTAGTGCTAAACAAAGCCATTGGTATCAATCCTGTGGATTGGAAGTTTATTCAAGCCAACCCCTTGAATTGGCCCGATGGTCATGTGCCAGGAGTTGATGGTGCAGGTGTTATTGTACAAGTCGGTACTAACCTTGATCAGAGTTTAATTGACCGTCGAGTGGCATACCATGCATCCCTTAATCGCCATGGTAGCTTTGCTGAGTGTACAGTGTTGAATGCTGGGCGAGTCATGATGTTGCCTGATAGTCTCTCATTTGAACTTGCCGCCGCGCTACCTTGCCCAATGCTCACTGCATGGCAAGCATATGAAAAAATTCCATTAACCAGCCAGAGGGAAGTCCTTATCGTTGGTTTTGGAGCGGTCAATAATTTGCTATCTCAGATTTTAATAAATGCAGGTTATATTGTTGATGTTGTCTCTGCTAGTTTGAGCGAAGAGCGTGTAAAAAAGCTTGGCATACGCCAGCTTTATAGAGAACAATCGCAACTTAATATAAAGTATTTCGCCATTTTCGATGCGGTCAGTGGCGAAAATTCCGCTCATTTAGTGCCACAGTTAAGAGCAAATGGACACATTGTTTGTATTCAAGATCGCATACCTGCGCCCATTGACCCAGCATTTACCCGCACTATTTCTTATCACGAAATTGCACTTGGAGCGTTACATGATTTTGGCGATATAAATGACTGGAATGCCCTGATGCGAAACGGCGAAGCATTACTTGAACGAGTTGCTAAAGGTCATATTGATATTAGTGTTCCAATCACTTTTAAATTTGGGCAGATGCCTGAAGCATTGGAGCACAGTGAATTAAAAAAATTAAAAACTGTAATTACATTGAGTTAG
- a CDS encoding DUF1971 domain-containing protein translates to MISIPDDFINYKSTPEFTKATIPKMFLHLHNTKAGVYGKIGVTKGQLKFYGFTSRRGEVEQEVIIEAGDSGISPPEYWHKVAFLTDDTEFHVDFYAQKDSDIVKQNLSERND, encoded by the coding sequence ATGATATCTATTCCAGACGATTTTATTAATTACAAATCCACACCAGAGTTTACCAAAGCGACTATCCCAAAAATGTTTTTACATTTACACAATACCAAAGCGGGTGTGTACGGAAAAATTGGCGTAACCAAAGGCCAATTAAAATTTTATGGCTTTACTAGTCGTCGTGGTGAGGTCGAGCAAGAAGTGATTATTGAAGCCGGAGATTCGGGGATATCACCACCAGAATATTGGCATAAAGTGGCGTTTTTAACCGATGACACAGAGTTTCATGTGGATTTTTACGCACAGAAAGATTCTGACATTGTGAAACAAAACTTATCTGAACGTAATGATTAA
- a CDS encoding AraC family transcriptional regulator — protein sequence MTSPKYSTIAAWSLAIARALRASNIDANSIFGEAGLSLPQLESEPDSRVAIDNMTLLWQAAEHASGSMAFGLTVGQYAYPINFRSLGALMMRCDTLAQAFETLPDYAALVSNSAVISLQRTPHLLGFTINPLNGVKISHLAIDAFFSSLMLHGKQMIGHSDFVRKVELIRPKPKSQQPWLDMFNCPVTMNAGNNCMWMDRAMLEQSIISKDPLLAKLSEKAVRQYLDKMQALTWQEKTSQGIHALLVNEEPRALKIAQMFNISERSLNRYLQLEGTGFRELLKLKRQELALHYLANTQMTISSLSDTLGYSSVSNFSRFFHNWQGMSPSNYRLQCSSHLESAANLAKNDN from the coding sequence TTGACATCCCCCAAATACAGCACAATAGCAGCTTGGTCTCTAGCGATAGCCCGTGCACTTCGCGCCAGTAATATTGACGCTAACTCAATATTTGGTGAAGCAGGGTTAAGCCTACCTCAATTAGAATCCGAGCCCGACTCACGGGTCGCTATTGATAACATGACCTTACTTTGGCAAGCTGCCGAACATGCATCTGGCTCAATGGCCTTTGGTTTAACCGTTGGCCAATATGCTTACCCCATCAATTTTCGCTCATTGGGAGCATTGATGATGCGCTGCGATACGCTAGCACAAGCCTTCGAAACCTTGCCCGATTATGCAGCATTAGTCAGTAACTCTGCCGTGATTAGTTTGCAACGAACGCCACACCTGCTCGGCTTCACCATTAACCCACTTAACGGCGTTAAGATTAGTCATCTAGCCATAGACGCATTTTTTTCAAGCTTGATGCTTCATGGTAAACAAATGATTGGCCATAGCGATTTTGTCCGCAAAGTAGAATTAATTAGACCCAAGCCAAAATCACAACAGCCTTGGTTAGATATGTTTAATTGCCCAGTGACGATGAACGCGGGCAATAACTGTATGTGGATGGATCGGGCGATGCTTGAGCAAAGTATCATCAGTAAAGATCCGTTACTCGCCAAACTCAGCGAAAAGGCAGTACGACAATATTTAGATAAGATGCAGGCATTAACCTGGCAAGAAAAAACCAGCCAAGGGATCCATGCATTACTTGTTAACGAAGAACCCAGAGCATTGAAAATTGCGCAGATGTTTAATATCAGCGAACGCAGTTTAAACCGTTATCTGCAACTTGAAGGGACTGGCTTTAGGGAGCTGTTGAAATTAAAGCGCCAAGAATTAGCTCTCCATTACCTGGCGAATACCCAAATGACCATCAGTAGCTTATCTGACACCCTAGGTTATAGCAGCGTCAGTAATTTCAGTCGTTTTTTCCATAACTGGCAAGGCATGAGTCCATCAAATTACCGCTTACAATGCAGCAGTCATTTAGAGTCCGCCGCAAATTTGGCGAAAAATGATAACTAA